A window of Zingiber officinale cultivar Zhangliang chromosome 5A, Zo_v1.1, whole genome shotgun sequence contains these coding sequences:
- the LOC121980366 gene encoding protein DEFECTIVE IN EXINE FORMATION 1-like, with the protein MGFFVGLFILALLCAAPQLLAVDGASPSNHTNKFRDRQASDDMLGYPQLDEDALLNTKCPKHIELRWQTEVSSSIYATPLIADINSDGKLEIVVPSFVHYLEVLEGSDGDKMPGWPAFHQSTVHSSPLLYDIDKDGTREIALATYDGVVNFFRVSGYLMMDKLEVPRRKVRKNWYVGLDPDPVDRSHPDVHDDSISKEASAKNSISHINGSMNGSNNYDSTNIVNNLSMNTSKLEDKGKLDFAQTSQYNGVSTNLNDTIQRDASLGNGTEENQTQTQRRLLEEIDNQGAHDGHSEDHNTGDGVQGATVENDQELEEEADSSFDLFRDTDELADEYNYDYDDYIDESMWGDENWTEESHETAEDYVSIDSHILCTPVIADIDNDGTQEMVVAVSYFFDREYYDNPEHSAELGGINIEKYVASGIVVFNLDTKQVKWIQDLDLSVDSGNFRAYVYSSPTVVDLDGDGKLDILVGTSYGLFYILDHQGQVRNKFPLEMAEIQAPAVAADINDDGKIEIVTVDTHGNVAAWTAQGEEIWEVHLKSLIPQSPTVGDVDGDGHTDIVIPTTSGNIYVLSGRDGSHVRPFPYRTNGRVMSRILLVDLNKQNEQSKGLTLVTTSFDGYLYLIDGTTGCPDVVDIGETSHSMVLADNVDGGHDLDLIVTTMNGNVYCFSTASSHHPLKEWRSPNQGRNNVAARNYREGIFISHASRAFRDEEGKHFWVEIEIIDKYRVPSGFQGPYTVTTTLLVPGNYQGERRIVVNQVYDRPGKQRIKLPTVPVRTTGTVVVEMVDRNGLYFSDEFSLTFHMHYYKLLKWLTVLPMLGMFSILVILRPQESAPLPSFSRNRD; encoded by the exons ATGGGGTTCTTCGTGGGTCTTTTCATCCTTGCACTCCTATGTGCTGCACCGCAATTGCTTGCGGTGGATGGTGCCTCCCCGTCCAACCACACCAACAAATTCCGCGACCGGCAAGCAAGTGATGATATGCTCGGATATCCCCAGTT AGATGAAGATGCTTTGTTGAATACTAAGTGCCCTAAGCATATAGAATTGAGATGGCAAACCGAGGTTAGCTCCAGTATATATGCAACTCCATTGATTGCTGATATCAACAG TGATGGCAAGCTAGAGATAGTGGTACCATCATTTGTCCATTACCTCGAAGTATTGGAGGGTTCTGATGGTGATAAAATGCCAG GATGGCCTGCTTTCCACCAATCGACAGTCCATTCCAGCCCTCTCTTATATGACATAGACAAGGATGGTACAAGAGAAATAGCGTTAGCTACCTATGATGGAGTTGTAAATTTTTTCAG GGTCTCTGGCTATCTGATGATGGATAAACTAGAAGTACCTCGTAGAAAGGTTCGTAAAAACTGGTATGTTGGCTTGGATCCAGATCCAGTGGATCGTTCACATCCAGATGTCCATGATGATTCAATTTCCAAGGAGGCTTCTGCTAAGAACTCAATATCTC ATATAAATGGGAGCATGAATGGGTCAAATAATTATGATTCTACAAACATTGTGAACAACCTCTCAATGAATACATCTAAGCTTGAGGACAAAGGAAAACTTGATTTTGCCCAAACTAGTCAATACAATGGAGTGTCAACCAATCTTAATGATACAATCCAAAGGGACGCTTCATTGGGAAATGGTACAGAGGAAaatcaaacacaaacacaaagaaGGCTTCTTGAAGAAATTgataatcaaggggcccacgaTGGACATTCGGAAGATCATAACACTGGTGACGGAGTGCAAGGAGCAACTGTGGAAAATGACCAAGAACTGGAAGAAGAAGCTGATTCATCTTTTGATTTGTTTAGAGATACAGATGAGTTAGCTGATGAGTATAATTATGACTATGATGATTATATTGATGAATCAATGTGGGGAGATGAAAATTGGACAGAAGAGAGCCATGAGACAGCAGAAGATTATGTTAGCATAGATTCACACATACTTTGCACTCCA GTAATTGCTGACATAGATAATGATGGTACTCAAGAAATGGTTGTGGCTGTTTCATACTTCTTTGACCGTGA GTATTATGATAATCCAGAGCATTCAGCTGAGTTAGGGGGAATCAACATTGAAAAATATGTAGCAAGTGGGATTGTAGTTTTCAACCTTGATACAAAGCAAGTCAAATGGATTCAAGATCTTGATTTAAGTGTCGATTCGGGGAATTTCCGTGCATATGTTTATTCTTCTCCTACTGTGGTTGACTTGGATGGTGATGGAAAATTGGACATTCTTGTTGGCACTTCCTATGGCTTGTTTTATATTTTGGATCATCAAG GCCAAGTTAGAAACAAATTTCCTCTTGAGATGGCTGAGATTCAAGCACCAGCTGTGGCagctgatattaatgatgatgGCAAAATTGAAATAGTGACAGTTGACACTCATGGAAATGTTGCAGCATGGACTGCACAAGGAGAAGAAATTTGGGAAGTGCATCTTAAGAGTCTAATACCACAG AGCCCAACTGTTGGTGATGTTGATGGAGATGGACATACTGATATAGTGATCCCAACCACATCAGGGAACATCTACGTTCTCAGTGGCAGAGATGGTTCACATGTTCGACCTTTCCCTTACCGAACCAATGGAAGAGTTATGAGTCGGATTCTTTTAGTTGATCTAAATAAACAAAATGAGCAATCTAAAGGGCTAACTCTAGTTACCACTTCATTTGATGGCTATTTGTACTTGATTGATGGAACCACAGGTTGTCCAGATGTTGTTGACATTGGCGAGACTTC ACACAGTATGGTCTTGGCTGATAATGTTGATGGTGGACATGACCTTGATCTTATTGTGACTACTATGAATGGCAATGTGTATTGCTTCTCCACTGCCTCATCGCACCATCCTCTTAAG GAATGGAGATCGCCCAACCAAGGTAGAAACAATGTTGCAGCTCGCAATTACCGTGAAGGTATATTCATTTCGCATGCATCCAGAGCTTTCCgtgatgaagaaggaaaacattTCTGGGTGGAGATAGAGATTATCGACAAATACAGGGTGCCTTCTGGGTTTCAAGGACCCTATACTGTTACA ACAACTTTGCTAGTGCCGGGAAATTATCAAGGAGAGAGGCGCATTGTGGTAAATCAGGTCTACGATCGTCCTGGGAAGCAGCGGATCAAGCTTCCAACAGTACCTGTCCGAACAACAGGAACAGTTGTGGTTGAGATGGTGGACAGAAATGGGCTTTACTTCTCTGATGAGTTTTCACTCACCTTCCATATGCATTACTATAAACTTTTAAAGTGGCTTACAGTCTTGCCGATGCTTGGGATGTTCAGCATCCTTGTTATTCTCCGGCCACAAGAGAGTGCTCCTTTGCCATCCTTTTCAAGGAACAGAGATTAA